The proteins below are encoded in one region of Bacteroidota bacterium:
- a CDS encoding T9SS type A sorting domain-containing protein, with protein sequence MDSNLNVNSVLSDLQLLQMQRMMKQAYMDSITAYENNIKYAKGEDIADMADALNAQNEIETNEKLYTEIYAGTILQGIYEFTQDQINTLIYIANQCPLAGGAVVFRARSLLFMVDETYTYNDREICNAVGITLRQGQQVPVENIDARRFIVFPNPANDAINIVYPYTSDCTMLFVLYDGYGRSITSIKLDNKNGLLTLPTKEINCGVYAYKISCNYIVKTNGKLVIIH encoded by the coding sequence ATGGATAGCAACTTAAATGTAAATTCTGTGTTGAGCGATCTGCAACTATTGCAAATGCAACGAATGATGAAACAAGCATATATGGACAGCATAACAGCTTATGAGAATAATATAAAGTATGCAAAAGGCGAAGATATAGCAGACATGGCCGATGCGCTAAATGCACAAAATGAAATAGAGACAAACGAAAAACTTTATACCGAAATTTATGCTGGTACTATTTTGCAAGGCATTTACGAATTTACGCAAGACCAGATTAATACTTTGATATATATAGCCAACCAATGCCCTTTAGCGGGTGGTGCAGTTGTTTTTCGTGCAAGGTCATTATTATTTATGGTTGATGAAACATACACTTACAACGACCGCGAAATATGCAATGCCGTTGGCATTACATTGCGCCAAGGGCAGCAAGTGCCAGTAGAAAATATTGATGCACGCAGGTTTATAGTATTTCCAAACCCTGCCAACGATGCAATTAATATTGTATATCCGTATACATCAGATTGTACCATGCTATTTGTATTGTATGATGGTTATGGCCGCTCTATAACTTCTATTAAATTAGACAATAAAAATGGTTTACTTACACTGCCAACAAAAGAAATAAACTGTGGTGTTTATGCTTATAAAATAAGCTGTAATTACATTGTAAAAACCAATGGCAAACTTGTAATAATACATTAA
- a CDS encoding T9SS type A sorting domain-containing protein has protein sequence MDFRYTNASICDSNGNMLFYTNGYYIADANNDTLLNGTGISPGQYANMFPDGFLIPQAALAIQKPGSDSLYYLFHSTVDNPPDFTESHFLYYSVIDISTNNGLGEVISKNNIAITDIMNGGKIAATKHGNGRDWWIMVHRAYTNIFIKILVTPYGIDGPFYQTIGSVRDWDAGQAKFSPDGTRYAYYHYRNNTDLDVFDFDRCSGLLSNWRNDTIEQIVGNVGMEFSPNSQYVYVSNIVNLYQYDCNPANLASGRILVATYDGFYDSFPPAGTYFCQTQIAPDGKVYVATGNSTRYYHIIAQPDSPGLACNVIQHGLMVPFYFNTIPNHPNYFLGANGLCNNLSYESLESGKVKKVTVFGNPTHDKFTLWFPPDKDVGELEIYDVNGNHIRNERVAQWSQYKTVDIGEFSAGVYFCKMRWPSGEGSCRVVKF, from the coding sequence ATGGATTTTCGCTATACTAATGCTTCAATATGTGATAGCAATGGTAATATGTTATTCTATACAAATGGATATTATATTGCTGATGCAAACAATGATACCTTGCTTAATGGAACTGGAATAAGTCCAGGACAATATGCGAATATGTTCCCTGATGGCTTTTTAATACCACAGGCAGCATTAGCGATACAGAAACCGGGTTCAGATTCGTTATATTATTTATTCCATTCAACAGTTGATAATCCACCTGACTTTACAGAATCCCATTTTCTTTATTACTCAGTAATTGATATTTCAACTAATAATGGTTTGGGTGAGGTTATATCTAAAAACAATATTGCTATTACAGACATTATGAATGGGGGTAAAATAGCAGCAACAAAACATGGTAATGGCCGCGATTGGTGGATAATGGTCCATAGAGCGTATACCAATATTTTTATAAAAATATTGGTGACACCTTATGGTATTGATGGCCCATTTTACCAAACAATCGGAAGCGTTAGAGATTGGGATGCAGGTCAAGCAAAATTTTCGCCTGATGGTACTCGATATGCTTATTATCACTATCGAAATAATACAGATTTAGATGTTTTTGATTTTGACCGCTGTAGCGGATTATTAAGTAATTGGCGTAACGATACCATTGAGCAAATTGTTGGTAATGTAGGTATGGAGTTTTCACCTAACTCGCAATATGTGTATGTGAGCAATATTGTTAATCTTTATCAATATGACTGCAATCCGGCCAACCTTGCAAGCGGCCGTATATTAGTTGCTACTTACGATGGATTTTATGATAGTTTTCCACCCGCGGGTACTTATTTTTGTCAAACACAAATTGCCCCAGATGGAAAGGTATATGTGGCAACTGGCAATAGCACTCGCTACTATCATATAATAGCCCAGCCTGATAGCCCCGGGCTTGCCTGCAATGTTATACAGCATGGATTGATGGTACCCTTTTATTTCAATACCATTCCCAATCATCCTAATTATTTTTTGGGGGCAAATGGGTTGTGTAATAATTTGAGTTATGAAAGTTTAGAAAGTGGGAAGGTTAAGAAAGTTACGGTGTTTGGTAACCCTACCCACGATAAATTTACATTGTGGTTTCCGCCTGATAAGGATGTGGGCGAGTTGGAGATATATGATGTTAACGGTAACCATATACGCAACGAGCGGGTTGCTCAATGGAGCCAGTATAAGACTGTGGATATTGGTGAGTTTAGTGCAGGGGTTTATTTTTGTAAGATGCGGTGGCCGAGTGGGGAGGGGAGTTGTAGGGTTGTGAAGTTTTGA